Proteins encoded in a region of the Paucidesulfovibrio longus DSM 6739 genome:
- a CDS encoding ABC transporter permease, translating into MNKLIAFWNILAKDMRTYYLKPPNVSWGIIFPLAWTAMFFIRSGSGLESIPQLLPGVVAISILFGTTSMLAVTVTFEKKNRSFERLLLAPMSFELLMLAKTSGAIFFGVCNAFVPVLMALFLADLGQIVWAQFIPAVILIAVASTFQGLFIAVAVSEVFEAQTFSNFFRFPMIFLCGLFFPIERLPALLQPVSYVLPLTYGADVLHGAVHGGHILPWYLDLPVLGLFCAALFWASLRNIRRRWIA; encoded by the coding sequence ATGAACAAGCTGATCGCCTTCTGGAACATATTGGCAAAAGACATGCGCACCTACTACCTGAAGCCGCCGAACGTGAGCTGGGGCATCATCTTCCCCCTGGCGTGGACGGCCATGTTCTTCATCCGCTCCGGGAGCGGGCTGGAAAGCATTCCGCAGCTGCTTCCCGGCGTGGTGGCCATCTCCATCCTGTTCGGCACCACCTCCATGCTCGCGGTCACGGTGACCTTCGAAAAGAAAAATCGCTCCTTCGAACGGCTGTTGCTGGCCCCCATGTCCTTTGAGCTGCTGATGCTCGCCAAGACGAGCGGAGCGATCTTTTTCGGCGTGTGCAACGCCTTCGTGCCGGTGCTCATGGCCCTGTTCCTGGCCGACCTCGGTCAGATCGTCTGGGCGCAGTTCATCCCCGCAGTGATTCTCATCGCCGTAGCCTCCACGTTTCAGGGACTGTTCATCGCAGTGGCCGTCAGCGAGGTGTTCGAGGCGCAGACCTTTTCCAACTTCTTCCGTTTTCCCATGATATTCCTGTGCGGGCTCTTCTTTCCCATCGAGAGGCTGCCCGCCCTGCTTCAACCCGTGTCCTACGTCCTGCCCCTGACCTACGGGGCCGACGTCCTGCATGGCGCTGTCCATGGCGGCCACATCCTGCCATGGTACCTGGACTTGCCTGTACTCGGCCTGTTCTGTGCGGCGCTGTTCTGGGCGAGCCTTCGAAACATCAGGAGGCGGTGGATTGCCTGA
- a CDS encoding ABC transporter ATP-binding protein, with amino-acid sequence MKNEAIVVENLSKRFDGVQAVDGVSFAVERGELFGFLGPNGAGKTTTINMLTGLARPDSGTIHLCGVDCTQKPRTAQHLIGVVPDESNLYPELTGFENLCFCASLYGIRKDERRARAKALLRDFDLTKAADRKFGGYSKGMKRKLTIAAGIIHRPDILFLDEPTTGIDVASGRQIRQLVADLHHAGTTIFLTTHYIEEAERLCDRIAFIVAGRIVGIDSVEHLIQPLQGRHVLEINCQEALTEKLHEGLIQAFPSLVISPPEQHSIRVESDSPVHVGPLVRRIEEQGFTVTEARRVRLSLEDVFVQITGIESGTMHHEKEMKGGKK; translated from the coding sequence ATGAAGAATGAAGCCATAGTGGTCGAGAACCTGAGCAAACGGTTCGATGGCGTGCAGGCCGTGGACGGCGTGTCGTTCGCCGTGGAGCGGGGGGAGTTGTTCGGATTCCTCGGGCCGAACGGGGCGGGAAAGACCACGACCATCAACATGCTGACCGGGTTGGCCCGCCCGGATTCCGGGACCATTCACCTGTGCGGCGTCGATTGCACCCAAAAACCCAGGACCGCCCAGCACCTAATCGGGGTGGTCCCTGACGAGAGCAACCTCTACCCCGAGCTGACCGGATTCGAGAACCTGTGTTTCTGCGCATCGCTGTACGGCATCCGGAAGGACGAGCGCCGAGCGCGGGCAAAGGCGCTGCTGCGCGACTTCGACCTCACCAAGGCGGCCGACCGAAAGTTCGGCGGGTACTCCAAGGGGATGAAGCGGAAGCTCACCATCGCGGCGGGCATCATCCACCGTCCGGACATCCTGTTTCTCGACGAACCCACCACGGGCATCGACGTGGCCAGCGGACGCCAGATACGCCAGCTCGTGGCCGACCTGCACCACGCCGGGACGACCATTTTCCTGACAACTCACTACATCGAGGAGGCCGAACGGCTTTGCGACCGCATCGCCTTCATCGTTGCCGGGCGCATCGTCGGCATCGACTCAGTGGAACATCTGATCCAGCCCCTGCAGGGACGACATGTCCTCGAAATCAACTGCCAGGAAGCCTTGACGGAAAAACTTCATGAAGGGTTGATCCAGGCCTTCCCCTCGCTGGTCATCTCGCCCCCCGAGCAACATTCGATCCGTGTGGAATCGGACTCCCCCGTGCACGTGGGGCCGTTGGTGCGCCGAATCGAGGAACAGGGATTCACGGTCACGGAGGCGCGGCGGGTGCGCCTCTCGCTTGAGGATGTTTTCGTGCAGATAACGGGCATAGAATCCGGCACCATGCATCACGAGAAGGAAATGAAGGGGGGAAAGAAATGA
- a CDS encoding sulfite exporter TauE/SafE family protein yields the protein MTVPVVLLASIFLISLLLTMVGLGGGLVFSPLFVLLGMAKAQAAAASLFLNLTAAGSAAYAYSRKGMVDFSLSIPLILFSAAAAPLGAYLNTRIETKPFLMIMAVILFLAAIRMLFSPKGDNRTVERAKATKIIGGATIGAVTGLMAGLLGIGGGVFIVPLLIFALKTPTKTAAASSTFIVCFSSLTGFMGYASMGEVDWYFLLPAAVVAFIAGQAGARLMNARLTGRTVRLLFSLLLFGLCAKLLHQWFSGV from the coding sequence ATGACTGTTCCCGTTGTCCTGCTTGCGAGCATATTTCTCATCTCACTCCTGCTGACCATGGTCGGCCTCGGCGGCGGGCTTGTCTTCTCGCCGCTGTTCGTGCTCCTGGGTATGGCGAAAGCCCAGGCGGCTGCGGCATCCCTGTTCCTGAACCTCACGGCGGCGGGGTCGGCGGCGTACGCCTATTCGCGAAAGGGGATGGTCGATTTCTCCCTTTCGATCCCGCTGATCCTATTTTCCGCAGCGGCCGCGCCGCTCGGCGCTTACCTGAACACCCGAATCGAGACGAAACCGTTCCTGATGATCATGGCCGTCATTCTCTTTCTGGCGGCGATACGCATGCTATTTTCACCCAAAGGCGACAACCGAACGGTTGAACGGGCAAAAGCAACAAAAATCATCGGCGGGGCGACCATCGGCGCGGTCACCGGCTTGATGGCCGGGCTGCTTGGAATCGGCGGCGGGGTTTTCATCGTTCCCCTGCTGATCTTCGCCCTGAAGACGCCGACCAAGACCGCTGCCGCTTCATCCACCTTCATCGTCTGCTTCTCCTCGCTCACCGGGTTCATGGGATACGCTTCCATGGGGGAGGTCGATTGGTATTTCCTTTTGCCTGCGGCGGTGGTCGCCTTTATCGCCGGTCAGGCCGGGGCGCGGCTCATGAATGCCCGGCTGACGGGCCGGACGGTCAGGCTGCTGTTTAGCCTGCTCCTGTTCGGGTTGTGCGCCAAACTGTTGCATCAGTGGTTTTCGGGGGTTTGA